From Carya illinoinensis cultivar Pawnee chromosome 5, C.illinoinensisPawnee_v1, whole genome shotgun sequence, one genomic window encodes:
- the LOC122310602 gene encoding uncharacterized protein LOC122310602 isoform X2 has product MAERSERTVEELYNATESIAELEIIPVLKGSYRMQGPVDETDHDIEKNTVSSRPETKFGKCSMSKKVPMRGESGTCNVCSAPCSSCMHLNQALMGSKTEEFSDESCRGNVTSQYSFNESGPLSSLKCRTSDSLQHTASETSNILSVNSGHDPFSENADSKSTLRSSVISYASEDLEMLPKLTPGERISEDQLSFKPQCVLDQRTIPNKYKEIKAVEGHDDNIACVGRPKDASVGFSNHKRNINSSATSVSTLDPEGSWKGTQFNKLASSEIPSSKDADASSNSLKKCFAHKGDLIGGNSEASMKNYPKSEAETEKDHENPPSETLKSLGEDERNDSSKELVELPVMQEPPLRSVLGDESEESDIVEQDVKVCDICGDAGREDLLAICSRCSDGAEHTYCMRKMLRKVPEGDWLCEECKSAEEDSENQKQGSEIEVKRAEKVSSSTHVSGKRCAENMEVASAKRQELETGTGSPKPSSPSRIVTGSPKPSSPSRLVTGSPKPLSPSRIVTELPKPSSPSTVVALSRDSSFKSLDKAKAKSAYQTPSCNQSGNDIPETVRTPMTGPRPQTSKGTLFKSNSFNAFNSKPKVKLVDEVPQKQKGAREHTSIDMKEGPARMISKSMSFKPANSGRTNASESKVKMLSSNFTHVQDLKGLKQAKERGPFERKNSCKLERPLISSTTASSTVLTAKVDQKLGSRGETSLPSFVSNNRDSKVVQSDGKLSLSKVTSSVGRKGVETPVTSAGASSTSGMCGSTAEQKLNQVSSKDEPVATNSLNAERSSNNADGTVQDGLHWSQEITNQHEKTRESSSIRSATRPTAASAAKGVSCKKCKEIGHVAEFCTVSIPQASSTDVSAARSSREEVHEGNKLKAAIHAALLRRPEFYRKKRVLDQSDDLSISNTDLNYEIASHDQMLVSNKMKDAMSTEGSSEGPAILGSSTSESSKQTTVNSLKQFGLHPIDVSSSKVEDSYSNAVSVGKPTIRQIPCQASTVLLKKSVIPEHESIWQGAFELHRGGKLPEFCGGFQAHLSTCASPKVLEVANKFSHKISLHEVSRLSTWPSQFYESGANEDNIALYFFANDNESFERNYKSLLDNMMKNDLALKGNFDGVELLIFPSNQLPEKSQRWNTLFFLWGVFRGKRVNCTDLSKKLQIPSLNVVPLNKDIPPAVMTLSENLCSERCIDEELPACDRSCNLVPKSNAPNQPCATARGDCENNVTPLEQQDSRPYWESISKIRTSIVQSSQEMRPSSPSLKGRCLPERLDAQIKTSSHASGKSGSNSGEKILKHRDDSSDTENMPSSRNFPAGNKECCVLRVAENKIQGRMNEVLDQVKVERELKEDASYVDTEEAWERALTILRKRPYLDLSETSPQTSNGTSQKMPWNEVSTMPIYGESGGKRLRTGCSVMLGHNDSRGRHYGNCNFASQVIDPGPCSSIEKKFDEVCDEKVILEDLGTHEKYLFPVDSHRVKDFGFRENSDSGEKYTRDDDGVPNLELALGAETKPATKGMLPFFVGSVGKKNNQNILPDAVTREDDDGVSASLSLSLSFPFPDKEQTVKPVLKAEQLLPERQNLNNSLLFFGGFRNK; this is encoded by the exons ATGGCCGAGCGGTCAGAACGGACCGTGGAGGAGCTGTACAACGCGACCGAGTCGATTGCCGAACTGGAG ATAATACCAGTCTTGAAAGGGAGTTATCGGATGCAAGGACCTGTTGATGAGACGGATCATGATATTGAGAAGAATACG GTATCTTCTCGACCTGAAACAAAATTTGGGAAGTGTTCCATGAGTAAGAAAGTTCCTATGAGAGGCGAGTCTGGGACTTGTAACGTGTGCTCTGCTCCTTGTTCATCTTGCATGCATTTGAACCAAGCTCTCATGGGGTCAAAGACTGAGGAGTTTTCTGATGAAAGCTGTCGTGGAAATGTTACTAGCCAGTATTCTTTCAATGAGAGTGGCCCTTTATCTTCTCTTAAGTGTCGAACATCTGATAGCTTACAGCATACCGCCAGTGAAACCAGTAACATACTCAGTGTTAATTCCGGTCATGATCCTTTCTCGGAAAATGCTGATAGTAAATCAACCTTAAGGTCGTCTGTGATATCTTATGCTTCTGAAGATCTTGAGATGCTTCCAAAGTTGACTCCTGGAGAAAGAATCTCAGAGGATCAACTTTCTTTCAAACCACAGTGTGTTTTGGATCAGAGAACCATCCCAAATAAGTACAAGGAAATTAAGGCAGTTGAAGGCCATGATGATAACATTGCATGTGTTGGTAGACCCAAAGATGCAAGTGTAGGGTTTAGTAATCATAAAAGGAATATAAACAGTAGTGCAACTTCAGTCAGTACTTTAGATCCAGAGGGATCATGGAAGGGAACACAATTCAACAAGTTGGCCTCATCAGAGATTCCTTCTTCAAAAGATGCAGATGCTAGCAGTAATTCACTGAAG AAATGTTTTGCACATAAAGGTGACCTTATTGGTGGCAATTCTGAGGCTTCAATGAAAAATTATCCAAAGTCAGAAGCAGAGACCGAGAAGGATCATGAGAACCCACCGAGTGAAACTTTGAAATCTTTAGGTGAAGATGAGCGTAATGATAGTTCGAAGGAGTTGGTTGAGTTACCTGTCATGCAGGAGCCTCCTTTGCGATCAGTTCTTGGGGATGAGAGTGAGGAATCTGACATTGTGGAGCAAGAT GTAAAAGTATGTGATATTTGTGGGGATGCGGGTCGTGAGGATTTGCTTGCGATATGTAGTAGGTGCAGTGATGGTGCAGAGCACAC CTATTGCATGCGAAAAATGCTCCGAAAAGTTCCTGAAGGTGACTGGCTGTGTGAAGAATGCAAGTCTGCTGAGGAGGATTCTGAAAACCAGAAGCAAG GTTCGGAAATTGAGGTAAAAAGAGCAGAAAAAGTTAGTTCAAGCACACATGTTTCTGGCAAGAGGTGTGCAGAAAATATGGAAGTGGCTTCAGCAAAAAGGCAGGAGCTAGAAACAGGTACAGGATCACCAAAGCCATCGAGTCCCAGCAGAATAGTTACAGGATCACCAAAGCCATCGAGTCCCAGCAGATTAGTTACAGGATCACCCAAGCCATTAAGTCCCAGCAGAATAGTTACTGAATTGCCAAAGCCATCGAGTCCCAGCACAGTAGTTGCTCTATCTCGAGATTCTTCATTCAAGAGCTTAGATAAGGCAAAAGCAAAGTCTGCTTATCAAACACCTTCTTGCAATCAATCTGGTAATGATATCCCAGAAACTGTGCGCACTCCTATGACCGGTCCACGGCCTCAAACATCCAAGG GTACTTTGTTTAAATCCAATTCCTTCAATGCCTTTAATTCCAAACCAAAAGTTAAACTTGTAGATGAAGTTCCGCAAAAGCAGAAGGGTGCTAGAGAACATACTTCCATTGATATGAAGGAGGGGCCTGCCAGAATGATAAGCAAATCCATGTCATTTAAACCTGCAAACTCAGGACGTACAAATGCTAGTGAATCAAAAGTTAAAATGCTATCATCTAATTTTACCCATGTTCAAGATCTAAAAGGATTGAAACAAGCAAAAGAACGTGGtccatttgaaagaaaaaattcatGTAAACTGGAACGCCCTCTAATCAGTTCAACAACAGCTAGTTCCACTGTTTTGACAGCTAAGGTTGACCAAAAGCTCGGATCTCGTGGTGAAACCAGTTTGCCTTCCTTTGTAAGTAACAACCGAGATTCAAAGGTTGTACAGTCAGATGGAAAATTAAGTCTATCGAAAGTAACCAGCAGTGTAGGTCGTAAAGGTGTAGAAACTCCAGTTACTTCAG CCGGAGCTTCATCTACTAGTGGAATGTGTGGCTCCACTGCTGAACAAAAGTTGAATCAAGTTAGTTCTAAGGATGAACCTGTAGCCACTAATTCTTTGAATGCTGAGAGGTCATCCAATAATGCTGATGGAACAGTGCAAGATGGTTTGCATTGGTCGCAGGAAATAACTAATCAGCATGAGAAAACTAGGGAGAGTTCCAGTATACGCTCAGCCACAAGGCCTACTGCTGCAAGTGCTGCCAAAGGTGTTTCTTGTAAAAAATGTAAAGAAATTGGGCATGTGGCAGAGTTCTGTACGGTCAGTATTCCACAGGCTTCTAGTACTGATGTATCTGCAGCAAGAAGTTCTAGAGAGGAAGTGCATGAAGGCAATAAGTTGAAAGCTGCAATTCATGCTGCATTGCTTAGAAGACCTGAATTTTACAGGAAGAAAAGAGTACTTGATCAATCTGATGACTTATCCATATCAAACACGGACTTGAATTACGAAATAGCTTCTCACGATCAAATGTTGGTTTCCAATAAGATGAAGGATGCCATGTCCACTGAAGGAAGTTCTGAAGGGCCAGCTATTCTTGGGAGTTCTACCTCCGAATCTTCAAAACAGACTACTGTCAATAGTTTGAAGCAGTTTGGTTTGCACCCAATTGATGTTTCTTCTTCCAAAGTGGAAGACTCATATTCCAATGCTGTTTCTGTTGGAAAGCCTACAATAAGGCAAATTCCTTGTCAAGCTTCCACTGTTCTCCTGAAGAAATCAGTCATTCCTGAACATGAATCTATCTGGCA GGGGGCTTTTGAATTGCATAGAGGTGGAAAACTTCCAGAATTTTGTGGTGGATTTCAAGCACATCTATCAACTTGTGCATCACCTAAAGTTTTAGAAGTGGCGAACAAGTTCTCCCACAAAATTTCCCTGCATGAAGTATCTCGCTTAAGCACATGGCCATCCCAGTTTTATGAAAGTGGCGCTAATGAAGATAACATTGCTCTGTACTTCTTTGCCAACGATAATGAGAG TTTTGAGAGAAACTACAAGAGCCTGTTGGATAATATGATGAAGAACGATTTAGCCCTCAAAGGGAACTTTGATGGCGTCGAACTTTTGATATTTCCATCCAACCAACTTCCTGAGAAGTCACAGC GTTGGAATACATTGTTTTTCTTATGGGGTGTGTTCAGGGGAAAGAGGGTGAATTGTACTGATTTGTCTAAGAAGTTACAAATTCCCAGTTTGAATGTGGTTCCGCTGAACAAAGATATTCCCCCTGCTGTCATGACCTTGTCTGAGAACTTGTGTTCAGAAAGGTGTATAGATGAAGAACTACCAGCATGTGACAGATCTTGCAATCTGGTCCCAAAATCCAATGCTCCTAATCAGCCATGTGCCACAGCACGTGGGGATTGTGAAAACAATGTAACTCCGCTTGAGCAGCAAGATAGTAGACCATACTGGGAATCCATTTCAAAGATACGAACAAGCATTGTGCAGTCAAGCCAAGAAATGAGACCCAGCAGTCCGTCCTTG AAAGGGCGGTGTCTTCCAGAAAGACTGGATGCACAGATCAAAACCTCGAGTCATGCATCTGGAAAAAGTGGCTCCAACAGTGGTGAGAAGATACTAAAGCATAGGGATGATTCTTCTGACACAGAAAATATGCCGTCTTCCAGAAATTTTCCTGCTGGCAATAAGGAGTGTTGTGTCTTGAGGGTGGCTGAGAACAAAATTCAAGGTAGAATGAATGAAGTCCTAGATCAAGTTAAAGTTGAGAGGGAATTGAAGGAAGATGCTAGTTATGTGGATACAGAGGAAGCTTGGGAGAGAGCCCTGACAATTCTCCGGAAACGTCCCTACTTGGATCTTTCAGAGACGTCTCCCCAAACTTCTAATGGCACGAGTCAGAAAATGCCCTGGAATGAAGTGAGCACTATGCCAATTTATGGAGAAAGTGGTGGTAAGAGGCTGAGGACAGGTTGCAGTGTAATGCTTGGACATAACGATTCCAGAGGTAGGCATTATGGGAATTGTAATTTTGCATCTCAGGTAATTGATCCGGGCCCCTGTTCTTCCATCGAGAAGAAATTTGACGAAGTTTGTGATGAGAAAGTGATTTTGGAGGACTTGGGAACTCATGAAAAGTACCTATTTCCTGTGGATTCACATAGAGTAAAGGATTTTGGATTTAGGGAGAACTCCGATTCTGGGGAAAAGTACACACGGGATGATGATGGGGTTCCAAATCTTGAGCTTGCTTTAGGGGCCGAGACAAAACCAGCAACTAAAGGAATGTTGCCTTTCTTTGTTGGGTCAGTAGGCAAGAAAAATAACCAAAACATACTACCAGATGCGGTGACCAGGGAGGATGATGATGGTGTCTCTGCATCCCTTTCCCTTTCCCTCTCGTTCCCATTTCCAGACAAAGAGCAGACTGTAAAACCTGTATTGAAAGCGGAGCAGCTGCTGCCCGaaagacaaaatttgaataACTCACTGCTTTTCTTTGGGGGCTTCAGGAACAAATAG
- the LOC122310602 gene encoding uncharacterized protein LOC122310602 isoform X1 produces the protein MAERSERTVEELYNATESIAELEIIPVLKGSYRMQGPVDETDHDIEKNTVSSRPETKFGKCSMSKKVPMRGESGTCNVCSAPCSSCMHLNQALMGSKTEEFSDESCRGNVTSQYSFNESGPLSSLKCRTSDSLQHTASETSNILSVNSGHDPFSENADSKSTLRSSVISYASEDLEMLPKLTPGERISEDQLSFKPQCVLDQRTIPNKYKEIKAVEGHDDNIACVGRPKDASVGFSNHKRNINSSATSVSTLDPEGSWKGTQFNKLASSEIPSSKDADASSNSLKDKVLECSTELINSTKEAASDIVSVQKCFAHKGDLIGGNSEASMKNYPKSEAETEKDHENPPSETLKSLGEDERNDSSKELVELPVMQEPPLRSVLGDESEESDIVEQDVKVCDICGDAGREDLLAICSRCSDGAEHTYCMRKMLRKVPEGDWLCEECKSAEEDSENQKQGSEIEVKRAEKVSSSTHVSGKRCAENMEVASAKRQELETGTGSPKPSSPSRIVTGSPKPSSPSRLVTGSPKPLSPSRIVTELPKPSSPSTVVALSRDSSFKSLDKAKAKSAYQTPSCNQSGNDIPETVRTPMTGPRPQTSKGTLFKSNSFNAFNSKPKVKLVDEVPQKQKGAREHTSIDMKEGPARMISKSMSFKPANSGRTNASESKVKMLSSNFTHVQDLKGLKQAKERGPFERKNSCKLERPLISSTTASSTVLTAKVDQKLGSRGETSLPSFVSNNRDSKVVQSDGKLSLSKVTSSVGRKGVETPVTSAGASSTSGMCGSTAEQKLNQVSSKDEPVATNSLNAERSSNNADGTVQDGLHWSQEITNQHEKTRESSSIRSATRPTAASAAKGVSCKKCKEIGHVAEFCTVSIPQASSTDVSAARSSREEVHEGNKLKAAIHAALLRRPEFYRKKRVLDQSDDLSISNTDLNYEIASHDQMLVSNKMKDAMSTEGSSEGPAILGSSTSESSKQTTVNSLKQFGLHPIDVSSSKVEDSYSNAVSVGKPTIRQIPCQASTVLLKKSVIPEHESIWQGAFELHRGGKLPEFCGGFQAHLSTCASPKVLEVANKFSHKISLHEVSRLSTWPSQFYESGANEDNIALYFFANDNESFERNYKSLLDNMMKNDLALKGNFDGVELLIFPSNQLPEKSQRWNTLFFLWGVFRGKRVNCTDLSKKLQIPSLNVVPLNKDIPPAVMTLSENLCSERCIDEELPACDRSCNLVPKSNAPNQPCATARGDCENNVTPLEQQDSRPYWESISKIRTSIVQSSQEMRPSSPSLKGRCLPERLDAQIKTSSHASGKSGSNSGEKILKHRDDSSDTENMPSSRNFPAGNKECCVLRVAENKIQGRMNEVLDQVKVERELKEDASYVDTEEAWERALTILRKRPYLDLSETSPQTSNGTSQKMPWNEVSTMPIYGESGGKRLRTGCSVMLGHNDSRGRHYGNCNFASQVIDPGPCSSIEKKFDEVCDEKVILEDLGTHEKYLFPVDSHRVKDFGFRENSDSGEKYTRDDDGVPNLELALGAETKPATKGMLPFFVGSVGKKNNQNILPDAVTREDDDGVSASLSLSLSFPFPDKEQTVKPVLKAEQLLPERQNLNNSLLFFGGFRNK, from the exons ATGGCCGAGCGGTCAGAACGGACCGTGGAGGAGCTGTACAACGCGACCGAGTCGATTGCCGAACTGGAG ATAATACCAGTCTTGAAAGGGAGTTATCGGATGCAAGGACCTGTTGATGAGACGGATCATGATATTGAGAAGAATACG GTATCTTCTCGACCTGAAACAAAATTTGGGAAGTGTTCCATGAGTAAGAAAGTTCCTATGAGAGGCGAGTCTGGGACTTGTAACGTGTGCTCTGCTCCTTGTTCATCTTGCATGCATTTGAACCAAGCTCTCATGGGGTCAAAGACTGAGGAGTTTTCTGATGAAAGCTGTCGTGGAAATGTTACTAGCCAGTATTCTTTCAATGAGAGTGGCCCTTTATCTTCTCTTAAGTGTCGAACATCTGATAGCTTACAGCATACCGCCAGTGAAACCAGTAACATACTCAGTGTTAATTCCGGTCATGATCCTTTCTCGGAAAATGCTGATAGTAAATCAACCTTAAGGTCGTCTGTGATATCTTATGCTTCTGAAGATCTTGAGATGCTTCCAAAGTTGACTCCTGGAGAAAGAATCTCAGAGGATCAACTTTCTTTCAAACCACAGTGTGTTTTGGATCAGAGAACCATCCCAAATAAGTACAAGGAAATTAAGGCAGTTGAAGGCCATGATGATAACATTGCATGTGTTGGTAGACCCAAAGATGCAAGTGTAGGGTTTAGTAATCATAAAAGGAATATAAACAGTAGTGCAACTTCAGTCAGTACTTTAGATCCAGAGGGATCATGGAAGGGAACACAATTCAACAAGTTGGCCTCATCAGAGATTCCTTCTTCAAAAGATGCAGATGCTAGCAGTAATTCACTGAAG GACAAAGTTCTGGAATGCTCAACTGAACTTATCAATTCAACTAAAGAGGCAGCTTCTGATATTGTTTCTGTCCAGAAATGTTTTGCACATAAAGGTGACCTTATTGGTGGCAATTCTGAGGCTTCAATGAAAAATTATCCAAAGTCAGAAGCAGAGACCGAGAAGGATCATGAGAACCCACCGAGTGAAACTTTGAAATCTTTAGGTGAAGATGAGCGTAATGATAGTTCGAAGGAGTTGGTTGAGTTACCTGTCATGCAGGAGCCTCCTTTGCGATCAGTTCTTGGGGATGAGAGTGAGGAATCTGACATTGTGGAGCAAGAT GTAAAAGTATGTGATATTTGTGGGGATGCGGGTCGTGAGGATTTGCTTGCGATATGTAGTAGGTGCAGTGATGGTGCAGAGCACAC CTATTGCATGCGAAAAATGCTCCGAAAAGTTCCTGAAGGTGACTGGCTGTGTGAAGAATGCAAGTCTGCTGAGGAGGATTCTGAAAACCAGAAGCAAG GTTCGGAAATTGAGGTAAAAAGAGCAGAAAAAGTTAGTTCAAGCACACATGTTTCTGGCAAGAGGTGTGCAGAAAATATGGAAGTGGCTTCAGCAAAAAGGCAGGAGCTAGAAACAGGTACAGGATCACCAAAGCCATCGAGTCCCAGCAGAATAGTTACAGGATCACCAAAGCCATCGAGTCCCAGCAGATTAGTTACAGGATCACCCAAGCCATTAAGTCCCAGCAGAATAGTTACTGAATTGCCAAAGCCATCGAGTCCCAGCACAGTAGTTGCTCTATCTCGAGATTCTTCATTCAAGAGCTTAGATAAGGCAAAAGCAAAGTCTGCTTATCAAACACCTTCTTGCAATCAATCTGGTAATGATATCCCAGAAACTGTGCGCACTCCTATGACCGGTCCACGGCCTCAAACATCCAAGG GTACTTTGTTTAAATCCAATTCCTTCAATGCCTTTAATTCCAAACCAAAAGTTAAACTTGTAGATGAAGTTCCGCAAAAGCAGAAGGGTGCTAGAGAACATACTTCCATTGATATGAAGGAGGGGCCTGCCAGAATGATAAGCAAATCCATGTCATTTAAACCTGCAAACTCAGGACGTACAAATGCTAGTGAATCAAAAGTTAAAATGCTATCATCTAATTTTACCCATGTTCAAGATCTAAAAGGATTGAAACAAGCAAAAGAACGTGGtccatttgaaagaaaaaattcatGTAAACTGGAACGCCCTCTAATCAGTTCAACAACAGCTAGTTCCACTGTTTTGACAGCTAAGGTTGACCAAAAGCTCGGATCTCGTGGTGAAACCAGTTTGCCTTCCTTTGTAAGTAACAACCGAGATTCAAAGGTTGTACAGTCAGATGGAAAATTAAGTCTATCGAAAGTAACCAGCAGTGTAGGTCGTAAAGGTGTAGAAACTCCAGTTACTTCAG CCGGAGCTTCATCTACTAGTGGAATGTGTGGCTCCACTGCTGAACAAAAGTTGAATCAAGTTAGTTCTAAGGATGAACCTGTAGCCACTAATTCTTTGAATGCTGAGAGGTCATCCAATAATGCTGATGGAACAGTGCAAGATGGTTTGCATTGGTCGCAGGAAATAACTAATCAGCATGAGAAAACTAGGGAGAGTTCCAGTATACGCTCAGCCACAAGGCCTACTGCTGCAAGTGCTGCCAAAGGTGTTTCTTGTAAAAAATGTAAAGAAATTGGGCATGTGGCAGAGTTCTGTACGGTCAGTATTCCACAGGCTTCTAGTACTGATGTATCTGCAGCAAGAAGTTCTAGAGAGGAAGTGCATGAAGGCAATAAGTTGAAAGCTGCAATTCATGCTGCATTGCTTAGAAGACCTGAATTTTACAGGAAGAAAAGAGTACTTGATCAATCTGATGACTTATCCATATCAAACACGGACTTGAATTACGAAATAGCTTCTCACGATCAAATGTTGGTTTCCAATAAGATGAAGGATGCCATGTCCACTGAAGGAAGTTCTGAAGGGCCAGCTATTCTTGGGAGTTCTACCTCCGAATCTTCAAAACAGACTACTGTCAATAGTTTGAAGCAGTTTGGTTTGCACCCAATTGATGTTTCTTCTTCCAAAGTGGAAGACTCATATTCCAATGCTGTTTCTGTTGGAAAGCCTACAATAAGGCAAATTCCTTGTCAAGCTTCCACTGTTCTCCTGAAGAAATCAGTCATTCCTGAACATGAATCTATCTGGCA GGGGGCTTTTGAATTGCATAGAGGTGGAAAACTTCCAGAATTTTGTGGTGGATTTCAAGCACATCTATCAACTTGTGCATCACCTAAAGTTTTAGAAGTGGCGAACAAGTTCTCCCACAAAATTTCCCTGCATGAAGTATCTCGCTTAAGCACATGGCCATCCCAGTTTTATGAAAGTGGCGCTAATGAAGATAACATTGCTCTGTACTTCTTTGCCAACGATAATGAGAG TTTTGAGAGAAACTACAAGAGCCTGTTGGATAATATGATGAAGAACGATTTAGCCCTCAAAGGGAACTTTGATGGCGTCGAACTTTTGATATTTCCATCCAACCAACTTCCTGAGAAGTCACAGC GTTGGAATACATTGTTTTTCTTATGGGGTGTGTTCAGGGGAAAGAGGGTGAATTGTACTGATTTGTCTAAGAAGTTACAAATTCCCAGTTTGAATGTGGTTCCGCTGAACAAAGATATTCCCCCTGCTGTCATGACCTTGTCTGAGAACTTGTGTTCAGAAAGGTGTATAGATGAAGAACTACCAGCATGTGACAGATCTTGCAATCTGGTCCCAAAATCCAATGCTCCTAATCAGCCATGTGCCACAGCACGTGGGGATTGTGAAAACAATGTAACTCCGCTTGAGCAGCAAGATAGTAGACCATACTGGGAATCCATTTCAAAGATACGAACAAGCATTGTGCAGTCAAGCCAAGAAATGAGACCCAGCAGTCCGTCCTTG AAAGGGCGGTGTCTTCCAGAAAGACTGGATGCACAGATCAAAACCTCGAGTCATGCATCTGGAAAAAGTGGCTCCAACAGTGGTGAGAAGATACTAAAGCATAGGGATGATTCTTCTGACACAGAAAATATGCCGTCTTCCAGAAATTTTCCTGCTGGCAATAAGGAGTGTTGTGTCTTGAGGGTGGCTGAGAACAAAATTCAAGGTAGAATGAATGAAGTCCTAGATCAAGTTAAAGTTGAGAGGGAATTGAAGGAAGATGCTAGTTATGTGGATACAGAGGAAGCTTGGGAGAGAGCCCTGACAATTCTCCGGAAACGTCCCTACTTGGATCTTTCAGAGACGTCTCCCCAAACTTCTAATGGCACGAGTCAGAAAATGCCCTGGAATGAAGTGAGCACTATGCCAATTTATGGAGAAAGTGGTGGTAAGAGGCTGAGGACAGGTTGCAGTGTAATGCTTGGACATAACGATTCCAGAGGTAGGCATTATGGGAATTGTAATTTTGCATCTCAGGTAATTGATCCGGGCCCCTGTTCTTCCATCGAGAAGAAATTTGACGAAGTTTGTGATGAGAAAGTGATTTTGGAGGACTTGGGAACTCATGAAAAGTACCTATTTCCTGTGGATTCACATAGAGTAAAGGATTTTGGATTTAGGGAGAACTCCGATTCTGGGGAAAAGTACACACGGGATGATGATGGGGTTCCAAATCTTGAGCTTGCTTTAGGGGCCGAGACAAAACCAGCAACTAAAGGAATGTTGCCTTTCTTTGTTGGGTCAGTAGGCAAGAAAAATAACCAAAACATACTACCAGATGCGGTGACCAGGGAGGATGATGATGGTGTCTCTGCATCCCTTTCCCTTTCCCTCTCGTTCCCATTTCCAGACAAAGAGCAGACTGTAAAACCTGTATTGAAAGCGGAGCAGCTGCTGCCCGaaagacaaaatttgaataACTCACTGCTTTTCTTTGGGGGCTTCAGGAACAAATAG